The proteins below are encoded in one region of Pseudomonas entomophila L48:
- a CDS encoding [protein-PII] uridylyltransferase — protein MPQVDPELFDRGQFQAELALKASPIAAFKKAIRMAGEVLDKRFREGREIRRLIEDRAWFVDNILQQAWNQFDWGNPDGIALVAVGGYGRGELHPYSDIDLLILLDAAEHEQYRDAIERFLTLLWDIGLEVGQSVRTVDECAEQARADLTVITNLMESRTIAGPEPLRQRMLDATSTAHMWPSKEFFLAKRAELKARHHKYNDTEYNLEPNVKGGPGGLRDIQTVLWVARRQYGTLNLHALAGEDFLLESENELLASSQAFLWRVRYALHMLAGRAEDRLLFDHQRSIATLLGFNDENPKRAIEQFMQQYYRVVMSISQLCDLIIQHFEEVILADDDSGTTQPLNARFRLHDGYIEAVHPNVFRRTPFAMLEIFVLMAQHPEIKGVRADTVRLLREHRHLIDDKFRNDIRNTSLFIELFKCEIGIHRNLRRMNRYGILGRYLPEFGLIVGQMQHDLFHIYTVDAHTLNLIKHLRKLQYTPVSEKFPLASKLMGRLPKPELIYLAGLYHDIGKGRQGDHSELGAVDAHAFCARHQLPAWDSRLIVWLVLNHLVMSTTAQRKDLSDPQVINDFALHVGDETRLDYLYVLTVADINATNPSLWNSWRASLLRQLYTETKRALRRGLENPLDREEQIRQTQSAALDILVREGTDPDDVEQLWSQLGDDYFLKHNAADVAWHSDAILQQPADSGPLVLIKETTQREFEGGTQIFIYAPDQHDFFAVTVAAMAQLNLNIHDARIITSSSQFTLDTYIVLDNDGGSIGDNPQRVKQIRDGLTEALRTPEDYPAIIQRRVPRQLKHFDFPPQVTILNDAQRPVTILEITAPDRPGLLARIGRIFLEFDISLQNAKIATLGERVEDVFFITDADNQPLSDPQLCSRLQEAIIQQLQAGQASEASPSRMTF, from the coding sequence ATGCCCCAGGTGGATCCCGAGCTGTTCGACCGCGGCCAGTTCCAGGCGGAACTGGCCCTCAAGGCAAGCCCCATCGCCGCTTTCAAGAAAGCCATCCGCATGGCCGGCGAAGTGCTCGACAAGCGTTTCCGTGAAGGCCGTGAGATCCGCCGGCTGATCGAGGACCGCGCCTGGTTCGTCGACAACATCCTGCAACAGGCATGGAACCAGTTCGACTGGGGCAACCCGGACGGCATCGCCCTGGTGGCGGTGGGCGGCTATGGCCGGGGTGAACTGCACCCCTACTCCGACATCGACCTGCTGATCCTGCTCGACGCCGCCGAGCACGAGCAGTACCGCGATGCCATCGAGCGCTTTCTTACGCTGCTGTGGGACATCGGCCTGGAAGTCGGGCAGAGCGTGCGCACCGTCGACGAGTGCGCCGAACAGGCCCGGGCCGACCTGACGGTCATCACCAACCTGATGGAAAGCCGCACCATCGCAGGCCCCGAGCCACTGCGCCAGCGCATGCTCGACGCCACCAGCACCGCACACATGTGGCCGAGCAAGGAGTTCTTCCTGGCCAAGCGCGCCGAGCTGAAAGCCCGCCACCACAAGTACAACGACACCGAGTACAACCTGGAGCCCAACGTCAAGGGTGGGCCGGGCGGCCTGCGCGATATCCAGACGGTGTTGTGGGTGGCGCGTCGCCAGTACGGTACGCTGAACCTGCACGCCCTGGCTGGTGAAGACTTCCTGCTGGAGAGCGAGAACGAACTGCTGGCCTCGTCCCAGGCCTTTCTCTGGCGCGTGCGCTACGCCCTGCACATGCTCGCCGGGCGCGCCGAGGATCGCCTGCTGTTCGATCACCAGCGCAGCATCGCAACGCTGTTGGGCTTCAACGACGAGAACCCCAAGCGCGCCATCGAGCAGTTCATGCAGCAGTACTACCGGGTGGTGATGAGCATCAGCCAGCTATGCGACCTGATCATCCAGCACTTCGAGGAAGTGATCCTCGCCGATGATGACAGCGGCACCACCCAACCGCTCAATGCCCGCTTCCGCCTGCACGACGGCTATATAGAAGCGGTGCACCCGAACGTGTTCAGGCGCACGCCGTTCGCCATGCTGGAAATCTTCGTGCTGATGGCCCAGCACCCCGAGATCAAGGGCGTGCGCGCCGACACCGTGCGCCTGCTGCGCGAGCACCGCCACCTGATCGACGACAAGTTCCGCAACGATATCCGCAACACCAGCCTGTTCATCGAACTGTTCAAGTGCGAAATCGGTATTCACCGCAACCTGCGGCGGATGAACCGCTACGGCATCCTCGGCCGCTACCTGCCGGAATTCGGCCTCATCGTCGGGCAGATGCAGCACGACCTGTTCCACATCTATACGGTCGATGCGCACACCCTCAACTTGATCAAGCACCTGCGCAAGCTGCAGTACACCCCGGTTTCGGAGAAATTCCCACTGGCCAGCAAGCTCATGGGCCGCCTGCCCAAGCCCGAGCTGATCTACCTGGCCGGCCTGTACCACGACATCGGCAAGGGTCGCCAGGGCGATCACTCCGAACTCGGCGCGGTGGATGCCCATGCCTTCTGTGCCCGCCACCAGTTGCCCGCCTGGGACAGCCGCCTGATCGTCTGGCTGGTCCTGAACCATCTGGTGATGTCCACCACCGCCCAGCGCAAGGACCTGTCCGACCCGCAGGTGATCAACGATTTCGCCCTGCACGTGGGCGACGAGACACGCCTGGACTACCTCTACGTGCTGACCGTGGCCGACATCAACGCCACCAACCCCAGCCTGTGGAACTCCTGGCGCGCGAGCCTGCTGCGCCAGCTCTACACCGAAACCAAGCGCGCCTTGCGCCGAGGCCTGGAAAACCCGCTGGACCGCGAGGAGCAGATTCGCCAGACCCAGAGCGCCGCACTGGACATCCTGGTGCGCGAAGGCACCGACCCGGACGATGTCGAGCAGCTATGGTCGCAACTGGGTGACGACTATTTCCTCAAGCACAACGCCGCCGACGTGGCCTGGCACAGCGACGCCATCCTCCAGCAACCCGCCGACAGCGGCCCGCTGGTGCTGATCAAGGAAACCACCCAGCGCGAGTTCGAGGGCGGCACGCAGATCTTCATCTATGCCCCCGACCAGCACGACTTCTTCGCCGTGACCGTGGCCGCCATGGCGCAGCTCAACCTGAACATCCATGACGCCCGCATCATCACCTCCAGCAGCCAGTTCACCCTCGACACCTATATCGTGCTCGACAACGACGGCGGCTCGATCGGCGACAACCCACAGCGGGTCAAGCAAATCCGCGACGGCCTGACCGAAGCGCTGCGCACCCCCGAGGACTACCCGGCGATCATCCAGCGCCGGGTGCCACGCCAGCTCAAGCACTTCGATTTCCCACCGCAGGTGACCATCCTCAACGATGCCCAGCGCCCGGTGACCATCCTCGAGATCACCGCCCCCGACCGCCCCGGCCTGCTGGCGCGGATCGGACGGATCTTCCTGGAGTTCGACATCTCGCTGCAGAACGCCAAGATCGCCACCCTCGGCGAACGGGTGGAGGACGTGTTCTTCATTACCGACGCCGACAACCAGCCGCTGTCCGACCCGCAGCTGTGCAGCCGCCTGCAGGAAGCCATCATCCAGCAGTTGCAGGCCGGCCAGGCCAGCGAAGCCAGCCCTTCCCGCATGACCTTTTGA
- the dapC gene encoding succinyldiaminopimelate transaminase, producing the protein MNHALTQLQPYPFEKLRALLGSVKPAADKRAIALSIGEPKHASPAFVAKALADNLDKLAVYPSTLGLPALRQAIAQWCERRFQVPTGWLDADRHILPVNGTREALFAFTQAVVNRADDGLVVSPNPFYQIYEGAALLAGATPHYLPCLESNGFNPDFDAVPAEVWKRCQILFLCSPGNPTGALVPIQTLKQLIALADEHDFVIASDECYSELYFDEDAPPPGLLTACAELGRSDFKRCVVFHSLSKRSNLPGLRSGFVAGDAEIIKPFLLYRTYHGCAMPVQTQLASIAAWQDEAHVRDNRDQYRAKYDAVLDILQPVLDVQRPDGSFYLWAKVPGNDADFTRDLFEAQHVTVVPGSYLSREVDGVNPGAGRVRMALVAPLAECIEAAERIRAFLSR; encoded by the coding sequence ATGAACCATGCCCTGACCCAGCTTCAGCCCTACCCGTTCGAGAAACTGCGCGCCCTGCTCGGTAGCGTGAAGCCTGCGGCGGACAAACGCGCCATCGCCCTGTCGATCGGCGAGCCGAAGCACGCATCGCCGGCGTTCGTCGCCAAGGCCCTGGCCGACAACCTCGACAAGCTGGCGGTCTACCCGAGCACCCTCGGCCTGCCCGCCCTGCGCCAGGCCATCGCCCAGTGGTGTGAGCGCCGCTTCCAGGTACCGACCGGCTGGCTGGATGCCGACCGCCACATCCTGCCGGTAAACGGTACCCGTGAAGCGCTGTTCGCCTTCACCCAGGCCGTGGTCAACCGCGCCGACGACGGCCTGGTGGTCAGCCCCAATCCGTTCTACCAGATCTACGAAGGCGCGGCCCTGCTGGCCGGCGCCACCCCGCACTACCTGCCTTGCCTGGAAAGCAACGGCTTCAACCCGGACTTCGATGCCGTACCAGCCGAGGTCTGGAAACGCTGTCAGATCCTGTTCCTCTGCTCCCCGGGCAACCCCACCGGCGCGCTGGTGCCGATACAGACGCTGAAACAACTGATCGCCCTGGCCGACGAGCACGACTTCGTCATCGCCTCCGATGAGTGCTACAGCGAACTCTACTTCGACGAGGATGCCCCACCACCGGGTCTGCTCACCGCCTGCGCCGAACTGGGCCGCAGCGACTTCAAGCGCTGCGTGGTGTTCCACAGCCTGTCCAAGCGTTCCAACCTGCCGGGCCTGCGCTCGGGCTTCGTCGCCGGTGACGCCGAGATCATCAAGCCGTTCCTGCTGTACCGCACCTACCACGGTTGCGCCATGCCGGTGCAAACGCAACTGGCCAGCATCGCCGCCTGGCAGGACGAGGCCCACGTGCGCGACAACCGCGACCAGTACCGCGCCAAGTACGACGCGGTGCTCGATATCCTGCAGCCGGTGCTGGATGTACAGCGCCCCGATGGCAGCTTCTACCTGTGGGCCAAGGTGCCGGGCAACGATGCCGACTTCACCCGCGACCTGTTCGAAGCGCAGCACGTGACCGTGGTACCAGGCTCGTACCTGTCGCGCGAGGTGGATGGCGTCAATCCAGGTGCCGGGCGCGTGCGCATGGCGCTGGTTGCTCCACTGGCCGAGTGCATCGAGGCGGCCGAGCGGATTCGTGCGTTCCTGAGCCGCTGA
- a CDS encoding Na+/H+ antiporter, protein MQSAYTVLILLMLVSVSKLVGRVVPLPLPLVQIGAGALLAWPTLGLHVALDPELFLFLFLPPLLFADGWRMPKRELWRIRGPVVALAVGLVLFTVVGAGYFIHWLLPAIPLPVAFALAAVLSPTDAVAVSAITQDRLPTPLMHMLQGEALMNDASGLVTFKFALVAAITGVFSLTEASLTFVLVALGGLAVGVALSWLVGRLRMWMITRGWDDPATHVVFMLLLPFAAYVLAERLGVSGILSAVAAGMMQSWLDLLPRQTSTRLLNRSVWSLLEFAFNGLIFLLLGLQLPDIVKAVVSDEAAVWPTLAWRCLDVVAIFAALVLLRFVWVQSIWRAIGVVRRWRGKPELVLMPTARSCWLLTLGGVRGAVTLAGVMSVPLLMGAGKVFPERDLLIFIAAGVILLSLISAVIALPILLRGVTKSPDERLRQEVQEAWRRTAEAAIHALEAEEVSDAGAPQDAAQATLAIELKARLMAEYRDELDSYNDTAEARALAEQMDLLERRLRLRALRAQRLELYNLHRQHQVGDEVVRQVLGELDMSEANLGQVR, encoded by the coding sequence ATGCAGTCAGCCTATACCGTCCTTATCTTGCTGATGCTGGTGAGCGTGTCGAAACTGGTGGGTCGGGTGGTGCCGCTGCCACTGCCGCTGGTGCAGATCGGCGCCGGCGCCTTGCTGGCCTGGCCGACACTTGGGTTGCATGTGGCGCTGGACCCGGAGTTGTTCCTGTTCCTGTTCCTGCCGCCGCTGCTGTTCGCCGACGGCTGGCGCATGCCCAAGCGTGAACTTTGGCGCATCCGCGGACCGGTGGTGGCCCTGGCGGTGGGGTTGGTGCTGTTCACCGTGGTCGGGGCCGGTTACTTCATCCACTGGCTGCTGCCGGCTATTCCATTGCCCGTGGCTTTCGCATTGGCCGCGGTTCTCTCGCCCACCGATGCCGTGGCCGTGTCGGCCATTACCCAGGACCGCCTGCCCACCCCGTTGATGCACATGCTGCAAGGCGAAGCCTTGATGAATGACGCCTCGGGCCTGGTGACGTTCAAGTTCGCCTTGGTGGCGGCAATTACTGGCGTGTTCTCGTTGACCGAAGCCAGCCTCACCTTCGTGCTCGTCGCCCTCGGCGGGCTGGCGGTGGGGGTTGCGCTGAGCTGGTTGGTCGGGCGGCTGCGGATGTGGATGATCACCCGTGGCTGGGACGACCCGGCGACCCACGTGGTGTTCATGTTGTTGTTGCCATTCGCGGCCTACGTGCTGGCCGAACGCCTCGGGGTGTCGGGCATTCTCTCGGCGGTGGCTGCCGGCATGATGCAGAGCTGGCTCGACCTGCTGCCACGCCAGACCAGCACCCGCCTGCTCAACCGCAGCGTTTGGTCGCTGCTGGAGTTCGCCTTCAATGGCCTCATTTTCCTGCTGCTCGGCCTGCAGCTGCCGGACATCGTCAAGGCGGTGGTCAGTGACGAGGCGGCGGTCTGGCCGACCCTGGCCTGGCGCTGCCTGGATGTAGTGGCGATCTTCGCCGCACTGGTGCTGCTGCGATTTGTCTGGGTGCAAAGTATCTGGCGGGCCATCGGTGTGGTGCGGCGCTGGCGCGGCAAGCCCGAGCTGGTGCTGATGCCGACCGCCCGGTCGTGCTGGTTGCTGACGCTGGGCGGCGTACGCGGCGCGGTGACACTCGCAGGCGTGATGTCGGTGCCCTTGCTGATGGGCGCGGGCAAGGTGTTCCCCGAGCGTGACCTGCTGATCTTCATTGCCGCCGGGGTGATCCTGCTGTCGCTGATCAGTGCCGTCATCGCCCTGCCGATCTTGTTGCGCGGCGTTACCAAAAGTCCGGACGAACGCCTGCGCCAGGAAGTACAGGAGGCTTGGCGGCGTACCGCCGAAGCGGCCATTCATGCTCTCGAGGCCGAGGAGGTCAGTGACGCAGGCGCACCACAGGACGCTGCGCAGGCGACGCTGGCCATCGAGCTCAAGGCCAGGCTGATGGCCGAGTACCGGGATGAGCTGGACAGCTACAACGACACCGCCGAAGCCCGGGCCCTGGCCGAGCAGATGGACCTGCTGGAGCGCCGCTTGCGCCTGCGTGCGCTACGCGCCCAGCGCCTGGAGCTGTACAACCTGCATCGCCAGCATCAGGTGGGCGATGAAGTGGTACGGCAGGTACTGGGCGAGCTGGACATGAGTGAGGCCAACCTGGGCCAGGTCAGGTAA
- the tsf gene encoding translation elongation factor Ts, translating into MAAITAALVKELRERTGEGMMDCKKALEKAGGDIEKAIDDMRASGAIKAAKKAGNVAAEGAIAVKTDGKAAVLLEVNSQTDFLALQDDFKNFVAESIEEAFAQKLTDAAPLIASRESAREALVAKCGENVNIRRLVRVEGDVVGAYLHGNKIGAVVVLKGGDVELAKNIAMHVAASNPEFLDASEISAEAIEREKNVFLQLNADKIAGKPENIVENMINGRITKFKAEASLKEQAFVMNPEVKVGELAKKAGAEIVSFTYFKVGEGIEKPVDNFAEEVAAQVAAAKQ; encoded by the coding sequence ATGGCAGCAATTACTGCGGCGCTGGTCAAAGAACTGCGCGAGCGTACCGGCGAAGGCATGATGGATTGCAAGAAGGCCCTGGAAAAGGCCGGCGGCGACATCGAGAAAGCCATTGACGACATGCGTGCCTCGGGCGCCATCAAGGCCGCCAAAAAAGCTGGCAACGTTGCCGCTGAAGGCGCTATCGCTGTCAAGACCGACGGCAAAGCCGCTGTCCTGCTGGAAGTGAACTCGCAGACCGACTTCCTGGCCCTGCAAGACGACTTCAAGAACTTCGTTGCCGAAAGCATCGAAGAAGCCTTCGCCCAGAAGCTGACCGACGCGGCTCCCCTGATCGCCTCGCGCGAATCCGCGCGTGAAGCCCTGGTTGCCAAGTGCGGCGAAAACGTCAACATCCGTCGCCTGGTGCGCGTAGAAGGCGACGTTGTCGGCGCCTACCTGCACGGCAACAAGATCGGTGCTGTCGTTGTCCTGAAAGGCGGCGACGTCGAGCTGGCCAAGAACATCGCCATGCACGTTGCAGCGTCGAACCCAGAGTTCCTGGACGCGTCGGAAATCTCCGCCGAGGCCATCGAGCGCGAGAAGAACGTCTTCCTGCAGCTGAACGCCGACAAGATCGCTGGCAAGCCGGAAAACATCGTTGAGAACATGATCAACGGCCGTATCACCAAGTTCAAAGCCGAAGCTTCGCTGAAAGAGCAAGCCTTCGTCATGAACCCGGAAGTCAAGGTTGGCGAACTGGCCAAGAAAGCCGGTGCTGAAATCGTTTCCTTCACCTACTTCAAGGTTGGCGAAGGCATCGAGAAGCCGGTTGACAACTTCGCTGAAGAAGTTGCCGCCCAGGTAGCTGCCGCCAAGCAGTAA
- the uppS gene encoding polyprenyl diphosphate synthase has protein sequence MEKTKLAAPSSVPRHVAIIMDGNNRWAKKRLLPGVAGHKAGVDAVRAVIEVCAQSGVEVLTLFAFSSENWQRPAEEVGALMELFFSALRREAKRLNENNISLRIIGDRSRFHPELQAAMREAEALTAGNNRFILQIAANYGGQWDIAQAAQRLAREVQAGHLRPDDITPDLLQACLATGDLPLPDLCIRTGGERRISNFLLWQLAYAELYFSDLFWPDFKHEAMRTALADFASRQRRFGKTSEQVEAGARA, from the coding sequence ATGGAAAAGACCAAGCTGGCGGCACCGTCCTCGGTGCCGCGTCACGTCGCGATCATCATGGATGGCAATAATCGCTGGGCGAAGAAGCGCCTTCTGCCCGGTGTTGCCGGGCACAAGGCTGGCGTCGATGCCGTGCGTGCGGTCATCGAAGTCTGTGCCCAGTCCGGGGTCGAGGTGCTGACCCTGTTCGCCTTCTCCAGTGAGAACTGGCAGCGTCCGGCGGAAGAGGTCGGGGCGCTGATGGAGCTGTTCTTCTCGGCGTTGCGCCGTGAAGCCAAGCGCCTCAACGAGAACAACATCAGCCTGCGCATCATTGGTGACCGTTCGCGCTTCCATCCGGAACTGCAGGCGGCCATGCGCGAGGCTGAGGCGCTGACGGCGGGCAACAACCGCTTCATCCTGCAGATCGCCGCCAACTACGGCGGTCAGTGGGATATCGCCCAGGCCGCCCAGCGCCTGGCGCGTGAGGTTCAGGCCGGTCACCTGCGCCCGGACGACATCACGCCTGACCTGTTGCAGGCCTGCCTGGCCACCGGCGACCTGCCGTTGCCCGACCTGTGCATTCGTACCGGTGGCGAGCGCCGCATCAGCAACTTCCTGCTGTGGCAGCTGGCCTATGCCGAGCTGTATTTCTCCGACCTGTTCTGGCCGGACTTCAAACACGAGGCCATGCGCACCGCGCTGGCCGATTTCGCTTCGCGCCAGCGCCGCTTCGGTAAGACCAGCGAGCAGGTCGAGGCTGGAGCTCGTGCTTAA
- the rpsB gene encoding 30S ribosomal protein S2, with product MSQVNMRDMLKAGVHFGHQTRYWNPKMGKYIFGARNKIHIINLEKTLPMFNDALAFVERLAQGKNKIMFVGTKRSAGKIVAEQAARCGSPYVDHRWLGGMLTNYKTIRASIKRLRDLETQAEDGTFAKLTKKEALMRSRDLEKLDRSLGGIKDMGGLPDALFVIDVDHERIAITEANKLGIPVIGVVDTNSSPEGVDFVIPGNDDAIRAIELYMTSMADAVIRGRNNVAGGTEVYAEEAAAPAAE from the coding sequence ATGTCCCAAGTCAACATGCGCGATATGCTGAAGGCCGGTGTGCACTTCGGCCACCAGACCCGTTACTGGAACCCGAAAATGGGCAAGTACATTTTCGGCGCGCGTAACAAGATTCACATCATCAACCTGGAAAAAACCCTGCCGATGTTCAACGACGCCCTGGCGTTCGTAGAGCGCCTGGCCCAGGGCAAGAACAAGATCATGTTCGTCGGCACCAAGCGTTCCGCCGGCAAGATCGTCGCCGAGCAAGCTGCTCGTTGCGGTTCGCCATACGTTGACCACCGCTGGTTGGGCGGCATGCTGACCAACTACAAGACCATCCGTGCTTCGATCAAGCGTCTGCGCGACCTGGAAACCCAGGCCGAAGATGGCACTTTCGCCAAGCTGACCAAGAAAGAAGCCCTGATGCGTTCCCGCGACCTGGAAAAACTGGATCGCAGCCTGGGTGGTATCAAGGACATGGGCGGCCTGCCTGATGCCCTGTTCGTGATCGACGTCGACCACGAGCGCATTGCCATCACCGAAGCCAACAAGCTGGGCATCCCGGTCATCGGCGTTGTCGATACCAACAGCAGCCCGGAAGGCGTTGACTTCGTCATCCCAGGTAACGATGACGCCATCCGCGCCATCGAGCTGTACATGACTTCGATGGCTGACGCCGTCATCCGCGGCCGCAACAACGTTGCTGGCGGCACCGAAGTCTACGCTGAAGAAGCGGCTGCACCTGCTGCTGAGTAA
- a CDS encoding M12 family metallopeptidase translates to MSQLIFSHRLKPADPHLAERLARLENPGNAATTVGGRQKRALAMTRKLWRPGRVLKVAFLGSPDEFLKSEIFRTASQWLLRSGANLSLALTWDNDSQAQIKVRTGRTLPRNESCAGTDALAMPAETMNLNVEPGDATFEHVVLHEFGHALGAEHEHQHPDASIPWNVEEVVRVANAEQGWTRQQVMEEMIARRTDIGLVKTPYDPASVMHYPVPQAFTLGDWEIGLNSGLSEKDLAFMRLAYPFPNNAVQTVT, encoded by the coding sequence ATGTCTCAACTGATTTTTTCCCACCGCCTGAAGCCTGCCGACCCACATCTCGCCGAACGGCTGGCGCGACTGGAGAATCCCGGCAACGCAGCCACGACCGTTGGCGGCCGACAAAAGCGGGCCCTGGCCATGACCCGCAAGCTCTGGCGCCCCGGCCGTGTGCTGAAGGTGGCGTTCCTCGGCAGCCCCGATGAGTTCCTGAAGTCGGAAATATTCAGAACGGCTTCACAATGGCTGCTGCGCTCGGGGGCCAACCTGTCGCTTGCCCTGACCTGGGACAACGACTCCCAGGCGCAGATCAAGGTACGCACCGGCAGGACGCTGCCACGCAACGAATCCTGCGCAGGAACCGACGCCCTGGCCATGCCCGCCGAAACCATGAACCTCAACGTCGAGCCCGGCGACGCCACCTTCGAGCACGTCGTCCTGCACGAGTTCGGCCATGCCCTGGGGGCGGAACACGAACACCAGCACCCCGACGCCAGCATTCCGTGGAATGTGGAAGAGGTTGTGCGCGTGGCCAATGCGGAGCAGGGCTGGACGCGTCAGCAGGTGATGGAGGAGATGATTGCCAGGCGCACCGACATTGGCCTGGTGAAGACCCCTTACGACCCTGCTTCGGTCATGCATTACCCGGTTCCCCAGGCCTTCACTTTGGGTGACTGGGAGATTGGACTGAACAGCGGCTTGAGTGAAAAGGATCTGGCTTTCATGCGCCTGGCCTACCCTTTTCCAAACAATGCCGTCCAGACAGTTACCTGA
- the map gene encoding type I methionyl aminopeptidase translates to MTVTIKTAEDIEKMRVAGRLAAEVLEMIEEHVKPGITTEELDRICHDYIVNVQQAIPAPLNYKGYPKSICTSINHVVCHGIPNDKPLKKGDTLNIDITVIKDGYHGDTSRMFHVGEVPEWAARLSKVTQECMYKAIELVKPGCRLGDIGEVIQKHAEKNGFSVVREFCGHGIGKVFHEEPQILHYGKAGTGMELKEGMTFTIEPMINQGKADTKVLGDGWTAITKDRKLSAQWEHTLVVTATGYEIFTLRKDDTIPRTSA, encoded by the coding sequence ATGACCGTCACCATCAAGACCGCAGAAGACATCGAGAAGATGCGCGTCGCCGGCCGCCTGGCCGCCGAAGTCCTCGAAATGATCGAGGAACACGTCAAGCCCGGCATCACCACCGAAGAGCTCGACCGCATCTGCCACGACTACATCGTCAACGTCCAGCAGGCCATTCCGGCACCGCTCAACTACAAGGGCTACCCGAAGTCGATCTGCACCTCGATCAACCACGTGGTGTGCCACGGCATCCCCAACGACAAGCCGTTGAAGAAGGGCGACACGCTCAATATCGACATCACCGTGATCAAGGACGGCTATCACGGTGATACCAGCCGCATGTTCCATGTCGGCGAGGTCCCTGAGTGGGCCGCGCGCCTGTCGAAGGTGACACAGGAGTGCATGTACAAGGCCATCGAGCTGGTCAAGCCGGGCTGCCGCCTGGGCGACATCGGCGAAGTGATCCAGAAGCACGCCGAAAAGAACGGTTTCTCGGTGGTGCGCGAGTTCTGCGGCCATGGTATCGGCAAGGTGTTCCACGAAGAGCCGCAGATCCTGCACTACGGCAAGGCCGGCACCGGCATGGAGCTCAAGGAAGGCATGACCTTCACCATCGAGCCGATGATCAATCAGGGCAAGGCCGATACGAAGGTGCTCGGTGACGGCTGGACCGCCATCACCAAGGACCGCAAGCTCTCGGCCCAGTGGGAACACACCCTGGTGGTGACCGCCACGGGCTACGAGATCTTCACCCTGCGCAAGGACGACACCATCCCGCGCACCTCGGCCTGA
- the frr gene encoding ribosome recycling factor encodes MINDIKKDAQERMGKSIEALGRNLASIRTGRAHPSILDSVKVPAWGSDMPLNQVAAITVEDARTLKIVAHDKNLSAAIEKAILTSDLGLNPSSAGTTIRVPMPALTEETRKGYTKQASSVAEDAKVAVRNVRRDALADLKKLTKDKEISEDEERRAADEIQKLTDKFVAEIDAAFKAKEKDLLAV; translated from the coding sequence ATGATCAACGACATCAAGAAAGACGCGCAGGAGCGCATGGGCAAGTCCATCGAGGCCCTGGGCCGCAACCTGGCGTCCATCCGCACCGGCCGTGCCCACCCAAGTATCCTGGACAGCGTCAAGGTCCCGGCCTGGGGTAGCGACATGCCGCTGAACCAGGTGGCCGCGATCACCGTCGAGGATGCCCGCACCCTGAAGATCGTCGCCCACGACAAGAACCTGAGCGCCGCCATCGAGAAGGCCATCCTCACCTCCGACCTGGGCCTGAACCCGTCCAGCGCCGGCACCACCATCCGCGTACCGATGCCGGCCCTGACCGAGGAAACCCGCAAGGGTTACACCAAGCAGGCCAGCAGTGTTGCAGAAGACGCCAAGGTCGCCGTGCGCAACGTACGCCGTGATGCCCTGGCCGACCTGAAGAAGCTGACCAAGGACAAGGAAATCAGCGAAGACGAAGAGCGTCGCGCCGCTGATGAGATCCAGAAGCTGACCGACAAGTTCGTCGCCGAAATCGACGCTGCGTTCAAAGCCAAGGAAAAGGACCTGTTGGCCGTTTAA
- the pyrH gene encoding UMP kinase has protein sequence MAQQVSGRQPRYKRILLKLSGEALMGSEDFGIDPKVLDRMALEIGQLVGIGVQVGLVIGGGNLFRGAALSAAGMDRVTGDHMGMLATVMNGLAMRDALERSNIPALVMSAISMVGVTDHYDRRKAIRHLNTGDVVIFSAGTGNPFFTTDSAACLRAIEIDADVVLKATKVDGVYTADPFKDPHAEKFDHLTYDEVLDRKLGVMDLTAICLCRDHKMPLRVFNMNKPGALLNIVVGGAEGTLIEEGQA, from the coding sequence ATGGCTCAGCAGGTGAGTGGTCGCCAACCTCGCTATAAACGCATTTTGCTCAAACTTAGCGGCGAGGCCCTGATGGGCTCGGAAGACTTCGGGATCGACCCGAAGGTGCTGGATCGCATGGCCCTGGAAATCGGCCAGCTGGTCGGGATCGGTGTTCAGGTGGGCCTGGTGATCGGTGGTGGCAACCTGTTCCGCGGCGCGGCGCTCAGCGCGGCCGGCATGGACCGTGTCACCGGCGACCACATGGGCATGCTGGCCACCGTGATGAACGGCCTGGCCATGCGTGACGCCCTGGAGCGCTCGAACATCCCGGCGCTGGTCATGTCGGCCATTTCCATGGTCGGCGTCACCGATCATTACGATCGTCGCAAAGCTATTCGCCACCTCAACACCGGGGATGTGGTAATTTTCTCCGCCGGTACTGGCAACCCGTTCTTCACCACCGACTCCGCAGCGTGCCTGCGCGCGATCGAAATCGACGCCGATGTGGTGCTGAAGGCGACCAAGGTCGACGGTGTGTACACTGCCGACCCATTCAAGGACCCGCACGCCGAGAAATTCGATCACCTCACCTACGACGAGGTGCTGGATCGCAAGCTCGGTGTCATGGACCTGACCGCAATCTGCCTGTGCCGCGACCACAAGATGCCATTGCGGGTATTCAACATGAACAAGCCTGGCGCCCTGCTGAACATCGTGGTGGGTGGCGCTGAAGGTACTCTGATCGAGGAAGGCCAAGCATGA